The nucleotide window TTAGATTTAGTATTTTATGAAGACGGAACAAAGACTACATTAAAAGAGATTATGCCATTAATTATGAATGGAATAGTGCTTCCTAAAATGTTTGTAGATAATAACAATAACTATAAAGCTTTAGTAATTGTAGGAGGAAGGTATTCTTTTTTACCTAAAGGTTTAAAACCTATATCTTCTGAAGAGTTAATGCGAAGAGGGTTGCCTAAAAAAATAGCACTAATTTTTTTAGATGATGGAACAGAAATTACAAAAAAGATAGCTAAAGAGTTAATAAATAATGGTAAGGCTATGCCTCAGATGTTTGTAGATAAGAATGGAGCCTTCAAAGCCTTAGTGTTAATAAAATATAAAGACACATCAGATCCCTACAAGGATATTAAAAATCCAACTGGAGAATTAGCGAAAAACTTTTCAATAGAAACAATAGATGGGAAAAAATATACTCTGAATGATTTAAAAGGTAAAAAAGTAGTTTTGAACTTTTGGTTTATAAGTTGTAAACCATGTGTTGATGAAATGCCTTCTTTAAATAAATTGATAGAAAAGTATAAAAATAATAAGGATGTGATTTTTTTAGCAATAGGTTTGGATAAAAAATCATCAATTAAAGAATTTTTAAAAATAACCAAATTCAATTATCAAATAGTAGCAAGTGGCGATGAAATTAGTAATCTTTATGGTGTTGAGGTTTATCCAACTCATTTTGTTATTGGGAAAGATTCAAAAATAGAGTATTTTGCTATTGGTAGCGGAGACCGTATTATAAGAAAAATTGAAAAAGCAATTAATAATAAATAATCTTTAAGTTTTATCTAAACAAAAAAACATTGTTAAAAACAATGGTTTTTTGTTTAGATGTCTTTTTAATATTTATTTAATTTTATATTAACTTCATTTATAAAGTTCTCATTTTTGTACGGATTTCATCTAAACATAAATTATTAATACTACCATGATGACTATGTTTTTTAGAGGTGTCAGGAATATAAGTGCCATTAGTTACTTCTTTACCTATTTTCTGATAGGCTTCTCTAAAACTTTGTCCATTTTCAATTAAGGTATTTATATTGTCAACAGTATATAAGTATTTGTATTTATCATCATTTAAATCTACGTCTTTCACTATAATTTGTTGAATAGAGTAATCGAAAATGTCTAAAATGTCTTTAGTTTCTTCGAAACCAAGTATCATGTTTTCCTTAAGGAGTTGATAATCTCTATGGTAGCCGCTGGGTAGATTATTTGTTATTAGTACCATTTCTGTATGGAGGGACTGAATTTTATTGCATTTTCCTCTAATTAGTTCAAAAACATCTGGGTTTTTTTTATGTGGCATAATACTACTACCTGTAGTTAATTCATCGGGAAAGGAGATGAAATCAAAATTTTGACTCATGTACAAGCAAATGTCCATAGCAAAACGAGCAAGCGTATTACTTAAGCTTCCTAATGCCATAGCTATTGTTCTTTCACTTTTACCTCTGCTCATTTGAGCGGCAACTACATTGTATTTTAAGGTAGCGAATTCTAGTTCTTCAGTAGTAAAATTTCTATCAATCGGAAAAGAACTTCCATATCCAGCTGCCGAGCCTAATGGATTTTGATCTACTGTTTTTAGTGCCGCATTTATAATATATAAATCATCAATTAATAATTCAGCATAAGCTGAAAACCACAATCCGAATGAGGAAGGCATGGCTACTTGTAAATGAGTATATCCAGGAAGAGTCTTA belongs to Tenacibaculum sp. MAR_2010_89 and includes:
- a CDS encoding peroxiredoxin, which produces MKQVFTFLIVIFITITIKAQEYSFIPKDLKELPLEELMKKGPPENLDLVFYEDGTKTTLKEIMPLIMNGIVLPKMFVDNNNNYKALVIVGGRYSFLPKGLKPISSEELMRRGLPKKIALIFLDDGTEITKKIAKELINNGKAMPQMFVDKNGAFKALVLIKYKDTSDPYKDIKNPTGELAKNFSIETIDGKKYTLNDLKGKKVVLNFWFISCKPCVDEMPSLNKLIEKYKNNKDVIFLAIGLDKKSSIKEFLKITKFNYQIVASGDEISNLYGVEVYPTHFVIGKDSKIEYFAIGSGDRIIRKIEKAINNK
- the argH gene encoding argininosuccinate lyase; this translates as MKLWDKGLSIDKKIENFTVGNDREIDIHIAKYDIKASLAHAKMLAKTNFITKKELNLLVDGLNILQQQIEEKTFKIDSNFEDVHSKIEFDLTQICGEVGKKIHTARSRNDQVLVALHLYYKNNLQFISSKVKTLFNTLLELADTYKTKTLPGYTHLQVAMPSSFGLWFSAYAELLIDDLYIINAALKTVDQNPLGSAAGYGSSFPIDRNFTTEELEFATLKYNVVAAQMSRGKSERTIAMALGSLSNTLARFAMDICLYMSQNFDFISFPDELTTGSSIMPHKKNPDVFELIRGKCNKIQSLHTEMVLITNNLPSGYHRDYQLLKENMILGFEETKDILDIFDYSIQQIIVKDVDLNDDKYKYLYTVDNINTLIENGQSFREAYQKIGKEVTNGTYIPDTSKKHSHHGSINNLCLDEIRTKMRTL